ACGATAGAGGCAAGTAGCCCACAGGAGCACGCGGCGCTAGCCAAGTGCGACGAGGACTACAGCCGATAGCGTGACCCGAACGCCCATGCACTTCCGTTAAATGTTGCACAACTGCCGGATTGGGCGGAGGGGGCCCGCAACATTCATCTAAAAAATAAGACCCAATCCTATTTTTCGACCAATATTTTTTGGGTAAAGATTTGAGCATCCACGGCCAATTGCAGGATGTAAAAACCTTTTTGTACCGATTTCAAATCCAATTCATACTCCGACAATCCGCCTTTGAGATTAGCATTCAGAACCTCCCGGCCCGAGATATCGGTTAAGGTAACCTGAGCCAACTTTCCGGAAGGAATAGGGAAAACAAGATTTAATTTATCGGTAGCAGGAACCGGGTATGTTATCAATTCTTCCTGGTGAATGGAAAGGGCTTCAATTCCGGAAATGGTGTCCAAAAGGGTGAAGTAGTACTCGATTTTACTACCGAAATCGGCTCCAAATGATTTGAGGGTACCGGCAGAACTTTTCTTGGCAATTTTCATGAAGCCGCTTCCTTGTTGAGAGTTTGCCCACCAGGAAAGGCCGTCTTTACCTTCATCGAGCAATTCAAAACGGTAACATCCATTGGCTAGCCATAAGGTATCTTTGTAATTGGTGTTGGGAGCAAGAGATTCGCGGGAAAAAATTAAGTCGTTGGCTTCATTGTATAGGAACCAGCTATTATCGCCCATGCTATTGGTTTTTATCCAAAACACCATCCAATTGGCAGCAATACGTTCTGGAGCTTTAAAAGTTGATTTCATTGTATTGTTTGCCTCATACTGGTCGGTTGAGCCATTGGGTTGATCGATGGTAGCAAAAAACACCGCCTGATCGCCGGCGCTAAATTGATTCCAGGGCAATTGAGGCAAAGTAATGTGAGCTGTATCTCCTGGGGCCAAATCGCCGGTCCAATTAAAGGAGGCAGGGGTTTGACCTTCAACGCCATAATTGATAGTTGCGAAAGAAAGGGTGGAATTGCCATTGTTGCGGATAACGATAATTGCGTTGGTACATCGGGGATTCATACGTTTGTATTCATCGTGCGAGCTTGGAGAAAGGATATCATACACTTCTGCGTCGGCGGTGAAGTTAGGTTGAGAACGGAAAATCAATTGCGCCTGAATTGTATAACTAGGAGTTTGACTACCTGACCAAGTGTAATTTTGAATATTCAGGTCGATGCTATTATTGGAATTGGTTGTAATAAAGGAAGTGATATCGTGATCATAGGTAAAGGTTCTGGTACCCGGGCACCAATTGGCCCTGTCGTAAATCCAAGTTCCACCTTGTGGGTAAATAGGATTGAAGCCACAATCATCTCTCCACATGTGTTGTTGTGCAGCTTGGGAACCATTTACGAGGAGGTTATAATAGCGATCTAGAAATTCAGCAGCATTCAAATTATTATCGAAT
This sequence is a window from Bacteroidia bacterium. Protein-coding genes within it:
- a CDS encoding T9SS type A sorting domain-containing protein — its product is MKKYHYSFFSSPNSSNLPFISQLCFGLLVFGFSISSFAGVNDTTRVRVHSSVDMTWYGSYSQTGDFSNTPLSRKVLLTYTMGCASTGCSGWDYTTQVFLRHKTGTLDTVVQTAALFTVNGESPDSLAFSTDTTFSGTYDSINQVVIYTANQSFDILIHGDSSQPFLVTDTLVGWPVGMAIPVLDSLGNLSGYDTVYPNAFFTNSFMEVYSYPEHIEEFELARVITPYGTYMQGAGSNGYNPSWKHRYQFDVTDYQNLLKDSVELRVFYSGWSSGFSVTLDFDFIEGVPPHNVLDIKNIYQGDASYTNSAAFEASFLPAKSVFVPSEVGNVLAKITPSGHGFDNNLNAAEFLDRYYNLLVNGSQAAQQHMWRDDCGFNPIYPQGGTWIYDRANWCPGTRTFTYDHDITSFITTNSNNSIDLNIQNYTWSGSQTPSYTIQAQLIFRSQPNFTADAEVYDILSPSSHDEYKRMNPRCTNAIIVIRNNGNSTLSFATINYGVEGQTPASFNWTGDLAPGDTAHITLPQLPWNQFSAGDQAVFFATIDQPNGSTDQYEANNTMKSTFKAPERIAANWMVFWIKTNSMGDNSWFLYNEANDLIFSRESLAPNTNYKDTLWLANGCYRFELLDEGKDGLSWWANSQQGSGFMKIAKKSSAGTLKSFGADFGSKIEYYFTLLDTISGIEALSIHQEELITYPVPATDKLNLVFPIPSGKLAQVTLTDISGREVLNANLKGGLSEYELDLKSVQKGFYILQLAVDAQIFTQKILVEK